One Pseudomonadota bacterium genomic window, CGGTAAAGGGGGGTTGCAGCATATTGCTAAAATGATTAGAGAAGCCAATAAAGCAGATAAATGCGTACTTGTTGATCCTAAGGGTGTTGATTTTGAGAAATATTATGGTGCTTCATACATTACGCCGAATAAGACTGAGTTAAGAAATGTTGTTGGCTCTTGGCAGTCTGAAGAGGAACTCACTCAGAAAGTTAATACATTGCTCGAAGACCTCCGCTTAAAGGGCTTATTACTAACTCGCAGTGAGGAGGGCATGAGTTTATTCAGAGGGGATCGTTCGTTGAGCTTTCCTACTTCAGCGCAAGAAATTTATGACGTCAGCGGCGCAGGAGATACGGTGATTGGAATTTTAGCGGCGATGCTCGCAAGTGGTTGTGATATTGAGGAATCAGTAGCTTTTGCTAATCGTGCTGCAGGAATTGTGGTGGGTAAGCTTGGAACTGCCACGGTAAATTTTGATGAGCTTTTTCCTGAGGGTGAGTATTAGATGTCAGTGATTGTAACAGGCGGTGCAGGCTTCATTGGTTCGAATTTGATTCGGGGCTTGAACGCGCGTGGCATCGTCGACATTTGGGTTGTAGATAATATTGGTTCATCTCATAAGTTCAAAAATCTAATAGGGTGCCAGTTTAAGCAGTACCTGCATAAAGATGAGTTTCGTAATCTCGTGCGTGAGAATAAATTTGAAGCTAAAGTCTCCACAATTTTTCATCAGGGAGCCTGTTCAAACACGATGGAATTGAATGGTAATTATATGATTGATAATAATTATCAATACTCAATTGATCTGTTGGATTATGCGATTCGGAAC contains:
- the rfaE1 gene encoding D-glycero-beta-D-manno-heptose-7-phosphate kinase → MNINELKQRLKSAQILVVGDVMLDRYWFGSADRISPEAPVPVVRVDKTEYRLGGAGNVALNIAKQGAQVKLLSVRGDDQEGRELEALLERNHIESHLLLDKKLSTTIKTRVIAQRQQLVRIDFESTPTHEVLNQTLKRYADLVLDADVIVFSDYGKGGLQHIAKMIREANKADKCVLVDPKGVDFEKYYGASYITPNKTELRNVVGSWQSEEELTQKVNTLLEDLRLKGLLLTRSEEGMSLFRGDRSLSFPTSAQEIYDVSGAGDTVIGILAAMLASGCDIEESVAFANRAAGIVVGKLGTATVNFDELFPEGEY